Part of the Oscillibacter hominis genome is shown below.
CTCACTGGCGTTGAGGGCCAGCATGACGATGGGATCGTAGGACTCCACCCACACGGGCACCAGGTCGCCGTAGTCATAGGTGGTATCCTGAAGGGCCACGGTGTAGAAAATGCCAGGGGCGTTGACCGCCAACAGGTTGTAGCCGTCGGGGTCTTTTCTCAGGAAGGACTCCGCGGCGATCTGGCCGCTGGCGCCGCCCTGGTTTTCCACCACCACGTTGACGCCCAACTCATCCTGGAGATAGGGCTGCACCATTCTGGCCAGCTTATCGCTGGAGCCGCCGGCGCTGTAGGCCACGGTGATGGTGATGGTGCCTTCGGGATACGCGTCGCCGCCGGTGGAGGACGCGTCGCCGCTGCCGGAGGCGGAGGAACCGCCGGAGGAGCTGCCGCCATTGCCGCAGGCGGCCAGCAGGGAAGCGCACATTGCGAGGGTCAGCAACAGAGCAAACAATCTTTTCATGACATTACCCACACTTTCTTTTTCTCATATTTTTCCGGGACCTCCCGGTTTTCTCAGATACGGGTGAATTCAGTCGATGCGTTTGATGCGTTGGTTGCAGCCTGTTCGCTCAGGTCAATGGGCCGCGCAGAAATTCCGGATGCGGACAATGGCCTCGTCAATGTCCTCATCGCTGATGCCGCGGTAGGTTACCAGACGGATGGAGTCGTCGGTGATGTAGTGGGCCCGCACATGGGCCTCCTCTTCCAGGGCCCGGAGCCAATCCTTTCCCTTGAGCGCGCCGTGAAGGTCCACCTTGACGATGTTGGTCTGGACTGTGGAGAGATCAATGGAGATGTCCTTGGCGTCCTGGATGCCCTCGGCCAGCTTCCGCGCCCGGGCGTTGTCGTGGGCCACACGCTCTGAAAGGTGCTGCACCGCGTACATACCGGCTCCGGCCAGCAGTCCCACCTGGCGCAGCTGGCCGCCCATCAGCTTGCGGGTGGCTCTGGCTTTCTCGATGAACTCCCTGCTGCCCACAAGGAACGAGCCGATGGGAGCGGAGAGGCCCTTGGACACGCAGAACTGGACACTGTCCACGCCCTCCGTCAGCTCCGCCACGCTGATGCCTAAGGCGCTGGCGGCGTTGAACACCCGGGCGCCGTCCATGTGAGTGGCCGCACCGTACTGTTTGCACAGCTTCAGGATTTTCTCTATGTCTTCCCGGGAGATCACGCAGCCGCCTTCAAAGTTGTAGGTGTTTTCCAGGCAGACCAGCTTGATGTCGCCGCCCTTGAGAGTCTTTTCCAGCTCCTTAAGGTCGTAGACGCCCTTGGTGTGGGGCAGACAGACCGGCACGATGCCGCACAGGTCCGGGCTGAAGATGCCCTTTTCCGCCTTGTACATGTGCATGTTGACGGCGGTGACCGCCTTCTCGCCGCGCTTGCAGTGGGTGGCGACGCAGACCATGTTGCCCATGCTGCCGGAGGGCACGTACAGTGCGTCCTCCTTGCCAAAGACCTTGGCCACATAGGCCTCGGCCTCCGCGGCGGTGGGGTCCTCGCCCTTGCTGCCCTTTGCCCGTCCATCGTCGCCCAGAGGCACGCTGATCATGTACTCCAGCATCTCCCGGGTGGGAAGCGTGACGGTGTCGCTTCTCAGATCAATCGTTTTCATTCGTTTCCCTCCAAATTTCGGCTGCGGTTGTTCATGCTGCCGCGTTTGAGGTTAATTTATCATTTCATATAGTTAATGTCAATACTAACTATAGTTTATTTTTATTGTTATAAGCATTTTTTCTGTTTTTTATCATTTTAATCACGTTTGTTTGTGCAATTTGCCCTCATTTTTGAAAAGGGCACAAAAAAGAGGACAGTCTTTTATCCAGACTGTCCTCTTTTTTTTAATCATATTATGCAGGATGACGAATTTATTGTGTGCCGGCGCCATCCGTTTATCCCTTGTTGGAAGACAAAAACGACTGATACCGTTCCGCCACCCACTGGCGCAGCGATTCCACGCCCTGTTCGTCCCGGGGGAACTCCCGCTCCTCCACGTCCTCAGCCTTTTCATAGCACAGACGGGTGTAGACGGCGGCGGACACAGTCTCCTTTTCCCGGCGGAAGCGGTAGCGGAACTCCCCCTCGGAGCCGGTGTACACGGTGGCCCGGTCGAACCACTTGGGCGTCAGCGCGGCCAAAATCTCTTCTATGTCAGACATACTGCCCCTCCTTCTGGATTCTGAATGCATTGTACCACAGCCTTTTTTCACCGGCTTACCACCCCTTCGGCATGCGTTTGCCGGCGCGCTACTTCAGCGGAATCCCGCAGGGGTGGGCCGCCCCCTCGTCACACCGGCGATCCGACATCACATAGGAGTAGAATCGGTAACCTCCGGAGAGGTGTGCGCATGCAAATCCGCTGCCGGTGAGGATACGGCAGGCAAGATAGCTGCGCAGCCCGCTGTGGCAGTTGACATAAATCTTCTTGTCGCGGTCCAGTTCCCCCAGCCGTTCCCGCAGGTCATCCAGGGGGATATTGACGGCGCCGGGAATGTGGCCTGAGCGGAACTCCCCAGGCGTACGCACATCTATCAGCGTGGCGCCGCCATCCCGGCACAGGGTGTCCACCTGGTCCCAGTGAAACTGGCGCACCAGGCCTGAGCGCAGGTTTTCGATGGTGAAGCCGGCCACGTTCACCGGATCCCGGGCAGAGGAGTAGGGCGGTGCATAGGCCAGCTCCAACTCGCTCAGATCCGCGGCGTTGAGGCCCTCCCGGACGGCGGCGGCCAGCACATCGATGCGCTTGTCCACTCCGCCGAAACCCACGATCTGGGCGCCTAAAATCCGGCCGCTCTCCGGGTCAAAAAGGGTCTTCAGCGTCAGGTTGGCTGCGCCGGGGTAGTAGCCGGCGTGGTCTGTGGAAAAGTTGACCACCTTTTCATAGGGGATGCCGGCGGCCTGGGCGCTCTTTTCATTGAGTCCCGTGGAGGCTGCGGTCATGCCAAAGAGCTTGATGACCGAAGAGCCCTGGGAGCCCCGGTAGCGCCCCTCCCGCCCGCAGATCCGGTCCGCCGCGATG
Proteins encoded:
- a CDS encoding GntG family PLP-dependent aldolase, which gives rise to MKTIDLRSDTVTLPTREMLEYMISVPLGDDGRAKGSKGEDPTAAEAEAYVAKVFGKEDALYVPSGSMGNMVCVATHCKRGEKAVTAVNMHMYKAEKGIFSPDLCGIVPVCLPHTKGVYDLKELEKTLKGGDIKLVCLENTYNFEGGCVISREDIEKILKLCKQYGAATHMDGARVFNAASALGISVAELTEGVDSVQFCVSKGLSAPIGSFLVGSREFIEKARATRKLMGGQLRQVGLLAGAGMYAVQHLSERVAHDNARARKLAEGIQDAKDISIDLSTVQTNIVKVDLHGALKGKDWLRALEEEAHVRAHYITDDSIRLVTYRGISDEDIDEAIVRIRNFCAAH